A genome region from Hippopotamus amphibius kiboko isolate mHipAmp2 chromosome 1, mHipAmp2.hap2, whole genome shotgun sequence includes the following:
- the PPCS gene encoding phosphopantothenate--cysteine ligase isoform X1, with the protein MAAADLVAEFPQPAGAARQAEVMARFAAGLGAQGRRVVLVTSGGTKVPLEARPVRFLDNFSSGRRGATSAEAFLAAGYGVLFLYRARSAFPFAHRFPPQTWLSALRPSGRAPSGLLSLEAEEKVLPGFAAALRSYQQAEAAGTFLAIEFTTLADYLHLLQAAAQALNPLGSSAMFYLAAAVSDFYVPVSEMPEHKIQSSGGPLQITMKMVPKMLSPLVKDWAPKAFIISFKLETDPSIIIDRARNALEIYRHQVVVANILDSRRSFVVIITKDSETKLSLSEEEVEKGIEIEEKIVDDLQSRHTTFIHDKN; encoded by the exons ATGGCGGCCGCGGACCTGGTCGCCGAGTTCCCCCAGCCCGCCGGTGCCGCGCGCCAGGCCGAGGTTATGGCTCGCTTCGCCGCCGGACTGGGCGCGCAGGGCCGACGGGTAGTGTTGGTCACGTCCGGCGGCACCAAGGTCCCCCTGGAAGCCCGGCCTGTGCGCTTCCTGGACAACTTCAGCAGCGGGCGGCGCGGCGCTACTTCGGCCGAAGCCTTCCTGGCCGCGGGCTACGGGGTCCTGTTCCTGTACCGCGCTCGCTCTgccttcccctttgcccaccgcTTCCCGCCCCAGACCTGGCTGTCGGCTCTGCGGCCCTCCGGCCGAGCGCCTTCGGGTTTGCTGAGCTTGGAGGCGGAGGAGAAGGTACTCCCAGGCTTCGCTGCGGCTCTGCGGAGCTATCAGCAGGCTGAGGCTGCCGGCACCTTCCTGGCCATAGAGTTCACCACTTTGGCCGACTATTTGCATCTGCTGCAGGCTGCAGCCCAGGCGCTCAATCCGCTAG GCTCTTCTGCGATGTTTTACCTGGCTGCGGCCGTGTCAGATTTCTATGTTCCTGTGTCTGAAATGCCTGAACACAAGATCCAGTCATCTGGGGGCCCACTGCAG ATAACAATGAAGATGGTGCCAAAAATGCTTTCTCCTTTGGTTAAAGACTGGGCTCCCAAAGcatttataatttcctttaagTTGGAGACTGACCCCTCCATCATAATTGATCGTGCACGGAATGCTTTGGAAATTTACCGACATCAAGTGGTGGTGGCTAATATCCTTGACTCACGACGGTCCTTTGTGGTTATTATAACCAAAGACTCAGAAACCAAATTATCGTTATcagaggaagaagtagaaaaaggCATAGAGATAGAAGAGAAGATAGTGGATGATCTTCAGTCTCGACATACCACTTTTATACATGACAAAAACTGA
- the PPCS gene encoding phosphopantothenate--cysteine ligase isoform X2 has translation MKMVPKMLSPLVKDWAPKAFIISFKLETDPSIIIDRARNALEIYRHQVVVANILDSRRSFVVIITKDSETKLSLSEEEVEKGIEIEEKIVDDLQSRHTTFIHDKN, from the coding sequence ATGAAGATGGTGCCAAAAATGCTTTCTCCTTTGGTTAAAGACTGGGCTCCCAAAGcatttataatttcctttaagTTGGAGACTGACCCCTCCATCATAATTGATCGTGCACGGAATGCTTTGGAAATTTACCGACATCAAGTGGTGGTGGCTAATATCCTTGACTCACGACGGTCCTTTGTGGTTATTATAACCAAAGACTCAGAAACCAAATTATCGTTATcagaggaagaagtagaaaaaggCATAGAGATAGAAGAGAAGATAGTGGATGATCTTCAGTCTCGACATACCACTTTTATACATGACAAAAACTGA
- the PPCS gene encoding phosphopantothenate--cysteine ligase isoform X3: MFYLAAAVSDFYVPVSEMPEHKIQSSGGPLQITMKMVPKMLSPLVKDWAPKAFIISFKLETDPSIIIDRARNALEIYRHQVVVANILDSRRSFVVIITKDSETKLSLSEEEVEKGIEIEEKIVDDLQSRHTTFIHDKN, encoded by the exons ATGTTTTACCTGGCTGCGGCCGTGTCAGATTTCTATGTTCCTGTGTCTGAAATGCCTGAACACAAGATCCAGTCATCTGGGGGCCCACTGCAG ATAACAATGAAGATGGTGCCAAAAATGCTTTCTCCTTTGGTTAAAGACTGGGCTCCCAAAGcatttataatttcctttaagTTGGAGACTGACCCCTCCATCATAATTGATCGTGCACGGAATGCTTTGGAAATTTACCGACATCAAGTGGTGGTGGCTAATATCCTTGACTCACGACGGTCCTTTGTGGTTATTATAACCAAAGACTCAGAAACCAAATTATCGTTATcagaggaagaagtagaaaaaggCATAGAGATAGAAGAGAAGATAGTGGATGATCTTCAGTCTCGACATACCACTTTTATACATGACAAAAACTGA